One segment of Pleomorphomonas sp. PLEO DNA contains the following:
- a CDS encoding phosphoribosyl-ATP diphosphatase — MADSIFTLSDLELIVADRLKNGDASSYTRKLAEKGPAKAAQKLGEEAVETVIAAVSGDADALIYECADLLYHLVVVLALKGVPLDDVLAELKRRTAQSGLQEKASRPVD; from the coding sequence ATGGCTGACAGCATCTTCACGCTTTCCGACCTTGAACTGATCGTTGCCGATCGCCTCAAGAACGGGGATGCCTCCTCCTACACGCGCAAGCTGGCTGAAAAGGGCCCCGCCAAGGCGGCGCAGAAACTCGGCGAAGAGGCGGTGGAAACCGTGATCGCCGCTGTTTCTGGCGATGCCGACGCTCTGATCTACGAATGCGCCGACCTTCTCTATCATCTCGTCGTGGTGCTGGCGCTCAAGGGTGTGCCGCTCGATGACGTGCTCGCCGAACTCAAGCGCCGCACGGCACAGTCCGGATTGCAGGAAAAGGCCAGCCGCCCGGTCGACTGA
- a CDS encoding PAS domain-containing protein, producing MWPFSNHEAAVLAALDRSLAVIEFDPTGKVITANANFLKVMGYELAEIVGKHHSMFVDPKEVQSPSYAAFWRDLSAGQFMSAEFRRVAKGGRAVWIQGTYNPLLDKSGKLYRVVKFASDVTERKLKDARVQGEIDAINRAQAVVAFEPDGTVIEANENFLKALGYRPEEIVGKHHSMFVTPEERNSPAYKKFWEDLRSGQFKSDEFHRLGKGNRDVFLQATYNPIFDLSGRLIRVTKFATDITAVMERRRKRQAAQTEINRELGEVAGMIARSNAEAAGANSTAGTTASNVQAVAAGAEELVSSVAEISRQVSVALSVSQDAVTQADTATKVVSGLAVAAQKIDQVVELINTIAGQTNLLALNATIEAARAGEMGKGFAVVAQEVKQLAAQTSRATDEIASEIAAVQTISSKAVESIDGITAIIGRINDISSSIASAVEEQAAVTQNMSGSMHTAASGVEEIAKALDGISHSTQSIDEAANKLQRAAATLA from the coding sequence ATGTGGCCCTTTTCAAATCATGAGGCCGCAGTCCTTGCGGCTCTCGATCGGTCTCTGGCGGTCATCGAGTTCGATCCGACCGGTAAGGTCATCACCGCGAACGCCAATTTCCTGAAGGTCATGGGCTATGAGCTTGCCGAGATCGTCGGCAAGCACCATTCGATGTTCGTCGATCCCAAGGAAGTTCAGAGCCCGAGCTATGCTGCGTTTTGGCGGGATCTTTCGGCTGGGCAGTTTATGTCAGCGGAGTTCAGGCGCGTCGCCAAGGGGGGGCGCGCTGTTTGGATCCAGGGCACCTACAATCCACTGCTGGACAAATCCGGCAAACTCTACCGAGTCGTCAAGTTTGCCTCCGATGTCACGGAGCGTAAGCTGAAAGACGCCAGGGTCCAGGGCGAGATCGATGCCATCAATCGCGCTCAGGCTGTCGTCGCCTTCGAGCCGGACGGCACCGTCATTGAAGCCAACGAGAACTTCCTGAAGGCGCTCGGTTACCGGCCGGAGGAAATTGTCGGCAAGCATCACTCGATGTTCGTCACGCCCGAGGAACGCAATAGCCCGGCCTATAAGAAGTTCTGGGAGGATCTCAGGTCCGGCCAGTTCAAGTCGGATGAGTTTCATCGCCTTGGCAAGGGCAATCGCGACGTCTTCTTGCAGGCGACCTACAATCCGATCTTCGATCTCAGCGGCCGGCTTATCCGCGTCACCAAATTCGCAACCGACATCACCGCCGTCATGGAACGGCGGCGCAAGCGGCAGGCCGCCCAGACCGAAATCAATCGGGAATTGGGTGAAGTGGCCGGCATGATCGCACGTTCCAACGCCGAGGCGGCCGGTGCCAACTCCACCGCCGGCACGACTGCCTCCAACGTGCAGGCGGTGGCTGCCGGCGCGGAAGAACTCGTGTCCTCCGTCGCCGAGATCAGTCGTCAGGTGAGTGTCGCCCTATCGGTGTCGCAAGACGCCGTTACTCAGGCCGATACGGCGACCAAGGTGGTCTCCGGGCTGGCGGTGGCGGCGCAGAAAATCGACCAGGTGGTCGAGTTGATCAACACCATTGCCGGCCAGACCAACCTTCTCGCGCTTAACGCCACGATCGAGGCGGCGCGCGCCGGCGAGATGGGCAAGGGCTTCGCGGTCGTTGCGCAGGAAGTCAAGCAACTCGCCGCCCAAACCTCCCGCGCCACTGATGAGATCGCCAGTGAAATCGCGGCGGTACAGACCATCTCGTCAAAGGCGGTCGAATCCATTGATGGCATTACCGCCATCATTGGCCGCATCAACGACATCTCGTCATCGATCGCCTCTGCCGTGGAGGAACAAGCGGCGGTGACGCAGAACATGTCAGGCAGCATGCACACGGCTGCGAGCGGCGTCGAAGAGATCGCCAAAGCGTTGGATGGCATCAGCCACTCGACGCAATCGATCGACGAGGCCGCCAACAAGCTGCAAAGGGCGGCGGCGACGCTCGCCTGA
- the coaA gene encoding type I pantothenate kinase — protein sequence MEQFARKALSPYDVYTRADWAELRAGMPVTLTLDDVIRLRALNDPVQLDEASDIFLPLARLLSLYVESAQSLHSSARRFLGRSDTKKPFIIGIAGSVAVGKSTTARILRAMMSRWPSSPKVDLVTTDGFLFPNAVLREEGLMEKKGFPESYDRAALLSFLTDIKAGKPNVWAPVYSHLVYDIVPDERIVVDQPDILILEGLNVLQTGKLPRDGRGIPFVSDFFDFSIYIDADEADLQRWYVERFLRLRQTAFRDPQSYFRRYAEISEEDALEIALGLWTRINLANLHENIQPTRLRADLVLRKSTNHAIEQVMLRKL from the coding sequence ATGGAACAGTTCGCGCGGAAAGCGCTGTCGCCTTATGACGTCTACACTCGAGCCGACTGGGCCGAACTCAGGGCCGGCATGCCGGTGACGTTGACACTCGACGACGTCATTCGACTGCGCGCCCTGAACGATCCGGTGCAACTCGACGAAGCGTCCGACATCTTCCTGCCGCTCGCTCGCCTCCTGTCACTTTATGTCGAATCGGCACAATCGCTGCATTCTTCGGCTCGTCGCTTCCTGGGGCGTTCCGACACCAAGAAACCCTTCATCATCGGCATCGCCGGTTCGGTAGCCGTCGGCAAATCGACGACGGCGCGTATCTTGAGGGCCATGATGTCGCGGTGGCCGTCGTCGCCGAAGGTCGACCTCGTCACCACCGACGGCTTTCTGTTTCCAAACGCGGTGTTGCGCGAAGAAGGCCTGATGGAAAAGAAGGGCTTCCCGGAAAGCTACGATCGGGCGGCGCTGCTCTCCTTCCTCACCGACATCAAGGCCGGCAAGCCGAATGTCTGGGCACCGGTCTATTCGCATCTGGTCTACGACATCGTGCCGGATGAGCGCATCGTCGTCGATCAGCCGGATATCCTGATCCTCGAGGGGCTCAACGTCCTTCAGACCGGCAAGCTGCCACGCGACGGGCGCGGCATTCCCTTCGTTTCCGACTTCTTCGATTTCTCGATCTACATCGACGCCGACGAAGCCGACCTGCAGCGCTGGTATGTCGAGCGCTTTCTGCGCCTCAGGCAGACCGCTTTCCGGGACCCTCAGTCCTATTTCCGTCGCTACGCGGAGATCTCCGAGGAGGACGCGCTGGAAATCGCCCTCGGCCTATGGACGCGCATCAACCTCGCCAACCTCCACGAGAACATTCAGCCGACCCGCCTTCGGGCAGATCTCGTGTTGCGCAAGAGCACCAACCACGCCATCGAGCAGGTCATGCTCAGGAAGCTGTGA
- the hslU gene encoding ATP-dependent protease ATPase subunit HslU, whose product MPDFSPREIVSELDRHIVGQKDAKRAVAIALRNRWRRLQLDSSLREEVLPKNILMIGPTGVGKTEISRRLARLVNAPFVKVEATKFTEIGYVGRDVEQIVRDLLEVGISLVRAQRRKDVEAKAHLAAEERVLDALVGTSASPSTRDAFRKKLRAGELDDKEIEVELTATASGAGGMEIPGMPGGQVINLSEMMQKMMGGVKKTRRVNVKDSHDLLTAEEADKLIDQDKIVAEAIDSVENNGIVFLDEIDKICAKDGRDGSVSREGVQRDLLPLIEGTTVSTKYGSVKTDHILFIASGAFHVAKPSDLLPELQGRLPIRVELKPLDKDDFRRILTEPQASLIKQYVALMQTEGVTLVFTDDAIDAVAEIAVHVNATVENIGARRLQTVLERILDEISFSAPDRSGETVTVDGDAVRKALGDLARNTDLSRFIL is encoded by the coding sequence ATGCCCGATTTCTCGCCCCGCGAAATCGTCTCCGAACTCGACCGCCATATCGTCGGTCAGAAGGACGCCAAGCGCGCCGTCGCCATTGCGCTCCGCAACCGCTGGCGCCGTCTTCAGCTCGACTCTTCGCTCCGCGAGGAAGTGCTGCCAAAGAACATCCTGATGATCGGCCCCACCGGCGTTGGTAAGACGGAAATCTCCCGTCGTCTCGCCCGGCTCGTCAACGCGCCCTTCGTCAAGGTCGAGGCCACCAAATTCACCGAGATCGGCTATGTCGGCCGCGACGTCGAGCAGATCGTCCGCGACCTTCTCGAGGTTGGCATCTCGCTTGTCCGGGCGCAGCGCCGCAAGGACGTCGAGGCGAAGGCCCATCTCGCCGCTGAGGAGCGGGTACTCGATGCGCTGGTCGGTACGTCGGCGAGCCCATCGACGCGCGACGCTTTCCGCAAGAAGCTCCGGGCCGGCGAACTCGATGACAAGGAGATCGAGGTCGAACTGACGGCGACCGCCAGCGGTGCGGGTGGCATGGAGATCCCCGGCATGCCGGGCGGGCAGGTCATCAATCTCTCCGAAATGATGCAGAAGATGATGGGCGGTGTGAAGAAGACCCGCCGCGTCAACGTCAAGGACAGCCACGATCTGCTGACAGCCGAGGAGGCCGACAAGCTGATCGACCAAGACAAGATCGTTGCCGAGGCGATTGACTCTGTCGAAAACAACGGCATCGTCTTCCTCGACGAGATCGATAAGATCTGCGCCAAGGACGGTCGCGATGGTTCTGTGTCGCGCGAAGGCGTGCAGCGTGACTTGCTGCCGCTGATCGAGGGCACGACGGTCTCCACCAAGTATGGCTCGGTGAAAACCGACCACATCCTGTTCATCGCCTCCGGTGCCTTCCACGTTGCCAAACCATCGGATCTTCTGCCCGAGCTTCAGGGACGACTGCCGATCCGGGTCGAGCTGAAGCCGCTCGACAAGGACGATTTCCGTCGCATCCTGACCGAACCGCAGGCGAGCCTCATCAAACAGTATGTGGCGCTGATGCAGACCGAAGGCGTGACGCTGGTCTTCACCGACGATGCCATCGACGCCGTTGCCGAGATCGCCGTCCACGTCAACGCCACCGTCGAGAACATCGGTGCGCGGCGACTGCAGACGGTGCTGGAGCGTATTCTCGACGAGATCTCGTTCTCGGCGCCCGACCGATCCGGCGAGACGGTGACCGTCGACGGAGACGCGGTGAGGAAAGCGCTCGGCGACTTGGCCCGCAACACCGACCTAAGCCGGTTCATTCTCTAA
- the hslV gene encoding ATP-dependent protease subunit HslV: MMEHTNPSTWYGTTIVSVRKDGKVVIAGDGQVTLGATVIKHTARKVRPLGRGDVIAGFAGATADAFTLFERLEAKLEQYPGQLMRACVELAKDWRTDRYLRKLEAMMIVADASITLVLTGTGDVLEPEGGIAGIGSGGTYALAAARALADSDRDAEAIARKAMKIAADICIYTNENVVVESLPKA; the protein is encoded by the coding sequence ATGATGGAACATACGAACCCGTCCACCTGGTACGGCACCACCATCGTATCGGTCCGCAAGGACGGCAAGGTGGTGATCGCCGGTGACGGGCAGGTCACGCTTGGCGCCACGGTGATCAAGCATACGGCGCGCAAGGTACGCCCGCTCGGGCGCGGTGACGTCATCGCTGGCTTTGCCGGCGCAACCGCCGACGCTTTCACGCTATTCGAGAGACTTGAAGCCAAGCTTGAGCAGTATCCAGGCCAGTTGATGCGCGCCTGCGTCGAACTCGCCAAGGACTGGCGCACCGACCGCTATCTTCGCAAGCTCGAGGCGATGATGATCGTCGCCGATGCGTCGATAACCTTGGTCTTGACCGGCACCGGCGACGTGTTGGAGCCCGAAGGCGGGATTGCCGGTATCGGTTCTGGCGGCACCTATGCACTCGCCGCCGCGCGGGCGCTCGCCGACAGTGATCGCGACGCCGAAGCCATTGCCCGCAAGGCGATGAAGATTGCCGCCGACATCTGCATCTACACCAACGAGAACGTGGTGGTCGAAAGCCTGCCCAAGGCCTGA
- a CDS encoding SDR family oxidoreductase: protein MKLMAFGLGYSAKAALRRLAPEEALGTTRSAAKAAALAPLADMHLFDGSRETAEALRPALSGVTHILISIAPSEGPDGGDRVLPVLAEALAGEKSLASIAYLSTVGVYGDHDGAWVDETSDCRPKSARSVARVKAENEWLAFGASIDVPVAVLRLSGIYGPGRNGFVNLAEGSARRLVKPGQVFNRIHVEDIAAAVEGAFAKSASGLFNITDDEPAPPQDVVAYAAELMGMAPPPEQDFETAELSPMARSFYGENKRVANGLSKSALGLAYAYPNYRAAFSRMWAEESWR, encoded by the coding sequence ATGAAGCTCATGGCCTTCGGCCTCGGTTATAGCGCCAAGGCGGCCTTGCGCCGCCTCGCCCCGGAGGAGGCGCTTGGCACAACGCGCTCGGCGGCGAAGGCAGCTGCCCTCGCCCCGCTCGCCGACATGCACCTTTTCGACGGCTCTCGCGAGACGGCGGAAGCGCTGCGGCCGGCGCTGTCCGGTGTCACCCACATCTTGATCTCCATCGCACCTTCCGAGGGACCGGATGGCGGCGATCGCGTCTTGCCGGTGCTCGCCGAAGCGCTCGCCGGCGAGAAATCGCTCGCCTCCATCGCCTATCTCTCGACGGTCGGGGTCTATGGGGATCACGACGGCGCCTGGGTGGACGAGACCTCCGACTGCCGGCCGAAAAGCGCGCGGTCGGTGGCCCGGGTAAAGGCCGAAAACGAGTGGCTCGCCTTTGGCGCAAGCATCGATGTGCCAGTGGCTGTGCTGCGCCTTTCTGGGATCTACGGTCCGGGGCGCAATGGCTTCGTCAACCTCGCGGAAGGCAGTGCCCGGCGTCTCGTCAAGCCGGGACAGGTGTTCAACCGTATCCATGTCGAGGACATCGCGGCGGCCGTGGAAGGCGCTTTCGCTAAAAGCGCCAGCGGCCTGTTCAACATAACCGACGACGAACCGGCACCGCCACAGGACGTCGTCGCCTACGCCGCCGAGCTGATGGGGATGGCACCACCGCCCGAACAGGACTTCGAGACGGCCGAGCTGTCGCCCATGGCCCGCAGCTTTTATGGCGAAAACAAGCGGGTCGCCAACGGCCTGAGCAAGTCGGCGCTCGGGCTTGCCTACGCCTATCCCAACTATCGCGCCGCTTTCTCCCGCATGTGGGCGGAGGAAAGCTGGCGCTGA
- the hisF gene encoding imidazole glycerol phosphate synthase subunit HisF, which produces MLKARVIPCLDVKDGRVVKGVNFVDLIDAGDPVEAAAAYDAAGADELCFLDITASHENRGTLLNVVRRTAERCFMPVTVGGGVRSVEDIRELLLAGADKASIMSAAVRDRDLVRRASEKFGDQCIVVAIDAKRVSSDDGKPRWEVFTHGGRQATGIDAVEYAQEVVSLGAGEILLTSMDRDGTKIGFDLELTRTIADAVSVPVIASGGVGTLDHLVEGIRDGHAGAVLAASIFHFGTFTIGEAKAHLAAAGVPVRLQG; this is translated from the coding sequence ATGCTGAAAGCGCGCGTCATCCCCTGCCTCGACGTCAAGGACGGCCGGGTGGTCAAGGGGGTCAATTTCGTCGACCTTATCGACGCCGGCGATCCGGTTGAGGCCGCCGCCGCCTATGACGCCGCCGGCGCCGACGAGCTCTGCTTTCTCGACATCACCGCAAGTCACGAGAATCGGGGCACCCTTCTCAATGTTGTCAGACGTACCGCCGAGCGCTGCTTCATGCCGGTGACGGTTGGCGGTGGCGTTCGTTCGGTCGAAGACATCCGGGAGCTGTTGCTGGCCGGTGCCGACAAGGCCTCCATCATGTCGGCCGCCGTACGCGATCGCGACCTGGTGCGCCGCGCCTCGGAGAAGTTCGGCGACCAGTGTATCGTCGTCGCCATCGATGCCAAGCGCGTCTCTTCGGACGATGGAAAGCCGCGCTGGGAAGTGTTCACACACGGCGGCCGGCAGGCGACCGGTATTGACGCCGTCGAATATGCTCAGGAAGTCGTATCGCTCGGCGCCGGCGAAATCCTGTTGACCTCGATGGACCGCGACGGCACTAAGATCGGCTTCGATCTTGAGCTCACTCGTACCATTGCCGACGCGGTGTCGGTCCCGGTGATCGCCTCCGGTGGCGTCGGAACGCTGGACCATCTTGTCGAAGGCATCCGCGACGGGCATGCCGGCGCGGTGCTTGCCGCGTCGATCTTTCACTTTGGCACCTTCACTATCGGCGAGGCCAAGGCGCATCTCGCCGCGGCCGGCGTTCCCGTCCGCCTCCAAGGATGA
- a CDS encoding GntR family transcriptional regulator: MSGDISSILSAAQLQAAGTGPLYMKLRQAIEAAINDGRLKHADALPPEREIADFAGISRVTVRKAVDDLVEAGLLMRRHGSGTFVVKPLQRVEQSLSLLTSFTEDMARRGLKASSRWLDRGLHLPSPEEAMMLGLAGGGRVARLERLRIANDLPLALERASLSAEVLPDPGAVGGSLYEVLARSGHRPVRAVQRISACNIGGQDAALLGVQTGDAGLSIARISYLASGRVVEFTRSLYRADAYDFVAELTLPQS, encoded by the coding sequence ATGAGCGGTGATATTTCCAGCATCCTTTCCGCCGCGCAGCTGCAGGCAGCCGGCACCGGGCCGCTCTACATGAAGCTGCGCCAGGCGATCGAGGCAGCGATCAACGACGGCCGGCTGAAGCACGCTGACGCTCTGCCGCCGGAGCGTGAGATCGCCGATTTCGCCGGCATCAGCCGCGTCACAGTCCGAAAGGCGGTGGACGATCTGGTCGAGGCTGGCTTACTGATGCGTCGTCACGGCTCCGGCACGTTTGTGGTGAAGCCGCTGCAGCGCGTGGAGCAGTCTCTTTCCTTGCTCACCTCCTTCACCGAAGACATGGCCCGGCGCGGTCTGAAAGCCAGCTCTCGTTGGCTCGACCGCGGCTTGCACCTGCCGTCGCCGGAGGAAGCGATGATGCTTGGTTTGGCCGGTGGCGGTCGTGTCGCGCGGCTCGAGCGTCTCCGGATCGCCAACGATCTGCCGCTCGCCCTCGAACGGGCATCGCTCTCGGCCGAGGTGCTTCCCGATCCCGGCGCTGTCGGAGGCTCGCTTTATGAGGTGCTGGCCCGGAGTGGTCACAGGCCGGTGCGCGCCGTGCAGCGTATTTCCGCTTGCAATATCGGAGGGCAGGACGCCGCGCTGCTTGGCGTGCAGACCGGCGATGCCGGCCTTTCCATCGCGCGCATCTCCTATCTTGCCTCCGGCCGGGTGGTCGAATTCACCCGGTCGCTTTATCGGGCCGACGCCTACGACTTCGTCGCTGAGCTGACGCTTCCCCAATCCTGA
- a CDS encoding BadF/BadG/BcrA/BcrD ATPase family protein — MVDFVIGVDGGGTGCRAAVAGQDGRIIATGAGGAANVLSDRAGSLRNIMVAIDAAIAAAGLDKATLQRSGVLLGVAGSNVGDTGAFIAASLPASRVEVVSDGLIALEGAIGNGDGAVAILGTGSIFFARQGDAVRSYGGWGFVIGDFGSGASLGRAALAATLLAHDRIIVASPLTDQLMAEFGGAPGPMVEFARTATPGDFGRFAPPVFAAAERGDSVGLDIIRQAAASVDMAFDRIVADGADRIALLGGLAPLYPPYLAERHQPRLMPPAGNALAGAVALAVRHFLGRGGGRA, encoded by the coding sequence ATGGTGGATTTCGTGATCGGCGTCGACGGTGGCGGAACCGGGTGTCGGGCGGCGGTGGCGGGCCAAGATGGGCGCATCATTGCCACTGGCGCGGGCGGGGCAGCCAACGTCTTGAGCGATCGCGCTGGGTCGCTTCGCAACATTATGGTCGCCATCGACGCGGCTATCGCTGCCGCCGGGTTGGACAAGGCTACGCTCCAGCGTTCCGGCGTATTATTGGGAGTTGCCGGCAGCAATGTTGGCGACACCGGTGCCTTCATCGCTGCGTCATTGCCGGCCAGCCGGGTGGAAGTCGTCTCCGACGGCCTGATCGCCCTAGAGGGAGCCATCGGCAACGGGGACGGCGCTGTGGCCATCCTGGGCACCGGCTCGATCTTCTTCGCTCGACAGGGCGATGCGGTCCGCTCCTATGGCGGATGGGGCTTTGTCATCGGCGACTTCGGTTCCGGTGCCAGCCTCGGGCGGGCGGCGCTTGCCGCGACGCTGCTTGCCCACGACCGCATCATCGTGGCCTCGCCGCTGACCGACCAGTTAATGGCCGAGTTCGGCGGGGCGCCCGGCCCAATGGTCGAGTTTGCCCGAACGGCGACGCCGGGAGATTTCGGCCGTTTCGCACCGCCCGTCTTCGCCGCGGCTGAGAGAGGTGATTCCGTTGGGCTCGATATCATCAGGCAGGCGGCCGCGTCGGTCGACATGGCATTCGATCGCATCGTTGCCGACGGCGCGGATCGCATCGCTCTATTGGGCGGCCTTGCGCCACTCTATCCACCTTACCTTGCCGAGCGGCATCAGCCACGCCTGATGCCGCCTGCCGGCAACGCGCTGGCCGGCGCGGTGGCGCTTGCCGTGCGGCATTTCCTCGGACGTGGGGGAGGACGCGCATGA
- the nagA gene encoding N-acetylglucosamine-6-phosphate deacetylase, protein MSALLIRGARLFDGDTWRDDAEIAVVGGRFVPAANAPAGTEVIDADGLLVVPGFIDLQVNGGGGVNFNDDPSVPTIERICTAHAHFGTTALLPTLITDRRETRTEAIAAGKAARAADVPGFLGLHLEGPHLSAAKRGVHAAAYVRPMENVDIKELVGAIVGAGPTMLTVAPESTSIEAVRRLVSAGGVVSLGHTDCDFDTALAYIAAGATTATHLFNAMSPLGHRTPGMVGAVLDSGISAGLIADGIHVHPAAARIALRAKRGPGRLFLVTDAMLTIGTDLPDFQLNGRTIFRRDGRLALADGTLAGADIDMLSSVRYAAEHFDIGLDEAIRMATVYPAEAMRVGHRKGRVAPGFDADFLLLSKDFDLKSTWIGGAKVYSV, encoded by the coding sequence ATGTCCGCCCTTCTCATTCGTGGTGCCCGCCTGTTCGATGGCGATACCTGGCGCGACGACGCAGAAATCGCCGTGGTCGGCGGTCGCTTTGTTCCCGCCGCCAATGCACCGGCCGGAACCGAGGTGATCGATGCCGACGGTCTTCTCGTCGTGCCCGGTTTTATCGACCTACAGGTCAACGGCGGCGGTGGTGTCAACTTCAATGACGATCCGAGCGTTCCCACCATCGAGCGCATTTGCACGGCCCACGCCCATTTCGGTACCACGGCCCTGCTGCCAACCCTGATCACCGACCGTCGCGAGACTCGCACCGAGGCGATTGCCGCCGGCAAGGCGGCGCGGGCGGCGGACGTGCCCGGCTTCCTCGGTTTGCATCTTGAGGGCCCCCATCTCTCCGCTGCCAAGCGGGGTGTCCACGCAGCCGCCTACGTGCGGCCGATGGAGAACGTGGATATCAAGGAACTCGTCGGTGCGATCGTCGGTGCCGGCCCGACGATGCTGACTGTTGCCCCGGAGTCGACCTCGATCGAAGCGGTCCGGCGTCTGGTCTCGGCCGGCGGCGTCGTCAGCCTTGGTCATACCGATTGCGATTTTGATACGGCACTCGCCTACATCGCCGCCGGTGCGACCACAGCAACACATCTGTTCAACGCCATGAGCCCGCTCGGTCACCGCACCCCCGGCATGGTCGGAGCAGTGCTCGACAGCGGCATCTCCGCCGGTCTCATTGCCGATGGTATTCATGTGCATCCGGCGGCGGCGCGGATCGCCCTCAGGGCGAAGCGCGGCCCCGGCCGACTGTTCCTTGTTACCGATGCCATGTTGACCATTGGCACCGATCTGCCTGATTTCCAGCTCAACGGTCGTACCATCTTCCGCCGCGACGGTCGCCTGGCCCTTGCCGACGGCACGCTGGCCGGTGCCGACATCGATATGCTCTCCTCGGTGCGCTATGCGGCCGAGCATTTCGACATCGGCCTCGACGAGGCGATCCGCATGGCGACCGTCTATCCCGCCGAGGCCATGCGTGTCGGACATCGCAAGGGTAGGGTGGCGCCTGGCTTCGATGCCGATTTCCTGCTGCTGAGCAAGGATTTCGACCTCAAGTCGACTTGGATCGGCGGCGCGAAGGTGTACTCGGTCTAG
- a CDS encoding N-acetylmuramic acid 6-phosphate etherase produces MTARLGTEDRDSHAKGFDTLPPTRILEVLATAQAAAAHSVEAAIPAIAQAADLAARALATGHRLAYVGAGSSGLMALADCLELPGTYGLGVEEAIVILAGGRDSLVDMLGAGEDDIEAGAADLAAAGIGRGDCVIAVSASGSTPYTLAAARAAKARGASLVGIANNEDAPLLLAADVAVLLRTPPEVISGSTRMGAATAQKIALNMLSTLMAVRLGHVHDGHMVNVRADNDKLRARAARIVTDITGITTEAATGLLRESRGSVKHAILLAAGAGDIEAADAALVEAGQNLRRAMSFVAKS; encoded by the coding sequence ATGACGGCAAGGCTCGGCACCGAGGATCGCGATAGCCATGCGAAAGGGTTCGACACCCTGCCGCCGACGCGGATACTCGAGGTGCTGGCCACCGCCCAGGCTGCTGCTGCCCATAGCGTCGAGGCAGCCATTCCTGCCATTGCGCAGGCTGCCGACCTCGCGGCCAGAGCGCTGGCGACGGGCCATCGGCTTGCCTATGTCGGCGCCGGAAGCTCCGGCCTGATGGCACTTGCCGATTGCCTGGAGCTGCCAGGCACCTATGGCCTCGGTGTCGAGGAGGCCATCGTCATCCTGGCCGGCGGCCGCGACAGCCTCGTCGATATGCTGGGAGCGGGCGAAGATGACATTGAGGCCGGTGCCGCCGACCTCGCAGCAGCCGGCATTGGACGGGGCGACTGCGTGATCGCGGTTTCGGCGTCGGGCTCGACGCCCTATACGCTGGCCGCCGCTCGGGCCGCCAAGGCGCGCGGTGCATCGCTGGTCGGCATCGCCAACAACGAGGACGCGCCTCTCCTGCTCGCCGCCGACGTGGCGGTGCTGCTGAGGACGCCGCCCGAAGTGATATCCGGCTCGACCCGCATGGGCGCCGCCACGGCGCAGAAGATTGCGCTCAACATGCTGTCGACGCTGATGGCCGTTCGTCTCGGCCACGTTCACGACGGCCACATGGTCAACGTCAGGGCCGATAACGACAAACTCCGGGCACGCGCTGCCCGTATCGTGACTGACATCACAGGAATTACGACTGAGGCGGCAACAGGACTCCTTCGGGAGAGCCGTGGCTCGGTCAAACACGCCATTCTGCTCGCCGCCGGCGCGGGAGATATCGAGGCGGCGGACGCCGCTCTCGTCGAGGCCGGCCAAAACCTGCGTCGGGCGATGTCGTTCGTCGCAAAATCATAA